tctggtctgtaaaatgggaaaaataagaacaTGTCTGCTTTAAAGCTGAGACTAGAGGAGTGGAAGCGCTTTGGGCTCCCGTGGGAGAGACGCCAGGGCAGTTCCAAATGGTATTATCATGCATAACTGTCTTTCAACGACCAAGGGGAAAATAGAAGTCAGAGTAAACTCTGgatagggtttgtttgtttgaagtcaGGTGAAGGAGCCAACATTGCACGTGGAGGTTAATAATCATGGGCAGTGTTGCATTCTCTACCCTAAACAATATTCGGAATaacatagcttttaaaaatagataaatcaatcAGCGCACTTAAGGGGACATCTGCTTCCACTCCCCTCAGTTGTGATGTCAGATGATTTCCTTCTTGGAAAACTCCAGAAAAAAGACTACATCTTAGAGCccgggaattttttaaaatgtgaaatctcCCTGGCTATCTGCAGCTAAGGCGAAGCTGCAGCGTGATACGGTGGGAAGAGCAAGCTATCAAGGAGCAAGCTACACTCTTGCCATCCTGACAACTCTCTCCCTCTTGGCCTCAGGCTCCTTGTTTGCCAAACCGAGGACTGAATTTATAACTGATCGCTAAAGTCCCTTCCAGCCCTGACACTCTCAGTCGAGAAAAGATTTGAGAGCGGGAGGCTCAGAGAGCGCACAAGGCACCTCTTCCGAAGGTTTCGCTCACAGCCCAGGGGAGAAAttgagcgggggggtgggggggagaaggaggcagagaggcgAGAGGGGACCAGGGACGCAGCTCCGGAGCCGGAGGGAAAATAGAGCGCTTCTCCCGGCCCACGGGGAGAGCAGCTTAGCGCGGAGAAGAAAGGGTGATCGTGAGGGTTCTGAATGGTTCCTGGGGGAGGCCGCGGGCTGCGGCTGGAGGGACAGACGGGGGGCGCGGAGCCGGGACGCTGGGAGGCGGCGGTGGGAGCGCCGCGGCGTCCGGGCTCCCGGGGTGCGGGCAGAAGCGATGGAAGATCGCGGGAGGGCGAGCGGGACTCCGCGAGCTGGAGACGTCCCCGGCGGGCAGGGGTCGGGGTGGGGTGGCGTGCCGGGCTCACCTGGGTCTCCTCCTCCGACAGGCCGGCCTCGGCCGCGATGAGGCACAGCGTGGTGGGGTCCGGGTGCTTGTTGACCTTGTTGAAGTTGTACTCCAGGATCTCCACCTGGTCCTCGGTGGGGCCGCTCGCGCTCTCCGCCGACATGGTCTTGGCGCGGCTGCGGGGAAGAAAGCAGCGGCGGCGGTGAGCGCGgcggcaggcagggagggacGGAGATCCGGGGAGCGGCCGGCCGGGCACCTCCGTGCGCGGGGCCGTCCCTCCCGCGGGCGCACGGTCGCGTGAGTCCCCGGCGGCTGCAGGCGGCCGCGGGCGCCTCCCCGGGCTCCCGGCCGAGCGCTCCCGAGGGTCTCACGGCTGAGCCGCGCGTCTTCGGGCCTCCGGGCCTGCCCGGGGCCGGTTCTCTAGGcaacttccccccacccccgggcccgggcccgggcccggggcggcggcgggaggAAGATGACGCGCCGCGCCCTCCTGGCCCCGAGGCTCTAAGGAAGGAGTGCAGGAAGCGCGGCGGCGATTTTGGAAAATCGCCTTCAAAGCTTCCCCCCACACCCGGGAGAGGGAGCTGTCCTGGGACAGTCCCGATAGGTcgcgggggtgggggacacaccTCACCGGTCCGTGCGTCGTTCTGCCTCTAAAGTGGTGTATAGCCAAGGAGGGCAgtacaccccacccccacttcaaaGAAATGACCCCAAGGACGGAAGTTACTTCTTAAAGTTGGGGAACAGCAGCGGcactttttatctcttcctcttaCAGAGGTGGAGATAGCGTCCACCGAGCTGTCGGATACTCCTGGAGTTGCTAAAACCGGGAACCGAGCATCAGGAGAAGGGTCCACCGGAGGGCTTGTGCGAGTCACTCTGCAATCTGCAAGCTCCTCTGccatccctcccgccccgccACCCCCATTTTTCCGAAGCCCAGAATCCACAGCCTCCAGTCAGCGCGGCTCGTCGCCGCCCTGCGTTGTCTGGACATCGTTGCGTAGCTACGGCAGAGAGCCCACTTCACTACCAGCTTCAAGGTCTCTTGTATTTCCTTACTTCAGAACCGAACATCGCTCTAGCAGATTTTGGGCAACATGACTTCCTGCTTCATCCTCTCCATATCTAAAAAGCCTCGGAactgggccaaaaaaaaaaaaaaaaaaaaaaagtcaggggcgcctgggtggctcagtcgttaagcggctgccttcggctcaggtcatgatcccaggatcctgggatcgagtcccgcatcgggctccctgctccgcgggaagcctgcttctccctctcccactccccctgcttgtgttccctctctcgctgtctctgtcaaatcaataaaatctaaaaaaaaaaaaaaaaaaaaaacaggtgtgCATCCCTCCTCCAATTTAAGATGTATTGAGGTATCCGAAGTTACAGTCTTGAAGATCTTGGCGGAGGGTTTGGCATAGACAGGTCAGGACTCGACTTTGCCGACAGGAAAAGAGAAGCACAAGTGTGGGAATCAGGTTGGTTTGTTGTTGAAACAAACAATTGCAAAATCATCCAGTACAATCCTGAGTAGGTTTTGATGTGGTTTGTGCCTGGGGAGGAGCCACACTCTGCCCATGAGCCTGCATAATGTCCCTGATGCTGTTACGACCTTCTCTACTGTGACCTGCCTCCTGTGCTCCCTAACAAATGTCTTTACCTCTCTGAGTCACTTGAAGAGGCTTGCAGGGAGGCCAAGAAGCCATTCTACTGTGAGGGAGTCTTGGGCTCAAGGCACTTGTCAGGTCATCAGGAAATCTCTGTTTTTAGGTGAGTTatatgccccctcccccatttaaaaatctgtacCAGTGATTCCTATCGCGGTGCTCACAAGATCGAGCCAGGTCAGAAACGCCTCCTCTCCTCTTGAcacctctctccccttttctttgaCCCAGAAGTTCAGAGCCGGAAAGAACCTTGGAGATTAACGTTTTCAGTCCTCTCCTGGAACAGCCGAGGAGAATGAGGCACAGGAAGACTTACTATCCCAGCGTTGCCCAGTTAATGACCAGCACCCTAGAAGGGAAAGCCTTAGCTTTGGTTTCAGTCCTGTGCTCAGCCAGACCCTTCTCAGCAGGCCTTTCTGTCTTTAGTTTGGCAGAAAAGATCAGGAGGGCAACAGTTTATAAAGGCAGGGGCTTTTGAATGAGCACTGATTGTCCTCATAGGATACGAACTCTAGCCAAAGCTGCCCCCTGGAACCACCCACCACTGCTCATTTTGCCTGAAAGAATATAGGAGAGGGGACACTACTACCgctgattttatttcttggaaaGTTTCCATCTAATTCCATGGACACAGTTATGCTGCCTCTTTTCAGTGAAAATTTT
The sequence above is a segment of the Zalophus californianus isolate mZalCal1 chromosome 2, mZalCal1.pri.v2, whole genome shotgun sequence genome. Coding sequences within it:
- the HOPX gene encoding homeodomain-only protein, producing MSAESASGPTEDQVEILEYNFNKVNKHPDPTTLCLIAAEAGLSEEETQKWFKQRLAQWRQSEGLPSECRSVTD